From one Silurus meridionalis isolate SWU-2019-XX chromosome 23, ASM1480568v1, whole genome shotgun sequence genomic stretch:
- the LOC124376830 gene encoding uro-adherence factor A-like encodes MRTAYEFILTKATSTAQQLDNDIPITKQHKSPSQEQCNSSILESESLTVEQSESLTVEQSESLTVEQSESLTVEQSESLTVEQSESLTVEQSESLTVEQPVSLNVEQPESLTMEMPESLTVEQPESLTVAQPESLTKKTETLYTLNLVSLSSLCSPNSLSPSSSTTSSAVLTSHSFLLHLHCHVLGLCNRGGKGQKP; translated from the exons atgAGGACAGCATATGAATTTATCTTGACTAAGG CAACCTCTACAGCACAGCAGCTGGACAATGACATCCCGATAACAAAGCAGCACAAAAGCCCCAGTCAGGAGCAGTGCAACAGTTCCATTTTGGAGTCGGAGAGCCTCACGGTGGAGCAGTCGGAGAGCCTCACGGTGGAGCAGTCAGAGAGCCTCACGGTGGAGCAGTCGGAGAGCCTCACGGTGGAGCAGTCGGAGAGCCTCACGGTGGAGCAGTCGGAGAGCCTCACGGTGGAGCAGTCGGAGAGCCTCACGGTGGAGCAGCCGGTGAGCCTCAATGTGGAGCAGCCGGAGAGCCTCACCATGGAGATGCCGGAGAGCCTCACCGTGGAGCAGCCGGAGAGCCTCACCGTGGCGCAGCCGGAAAGCCTTACAAAGAAGACAGAGACTCTATATACACTCaaccttgtctctctctcttccctatGTTCTCCAAATTCACTCTCTCCTAGCTCCTCTACTACTTCCTCAGCTGTTCTAACTTCACACTCTtttctcctccaccttcactgCCATGTTCTAGGTCTTTGCAACAGAGGAGGAAAAGGACAAAAACCTTAA